cttgtccagatgggttagggcagtgtgcagtgtggttgagattgcaatgattatatattttaaaaacaacctgcgcattgattataaaaaacgttcgacatgtttctgtggacattatggaaactttggaatttttgtctgcgttctcgtgaccgctctttcctgtggatttctgaacgcgacaaacaaatggaggtattttggatataaaaatcatctttgTGGAACAAaatgtaactgggagtctcgtgagtgaaaacatccgaagatcatcaaaggtaaacgattcatTTGATTACTTTTCTGATTCTTGTGACTGAGCTatgtgtacttaatgttttatcgTGTGATCGCTAAATTTACACAAACTCTtagattgctttcgctgtaaagcataatttcaaaatgagacgacaggtggattaacaaaaggctaatctgtgttttcctatattgcacttgtgatttcatgaatatttatatatttattgtatgtagcgctatgctattcagcggttgttgatgacacttttCCGGattgcagccataaaaagttaagacACAAACatcttacagacagtaggcaattaaggtcacagttatgaaaacttaggacactaaagaggcctttactgactcaaaacacacacaaaaagatgcccagggtccctgctcatctgcgtgaacgtgccttgggcatgctgcaaggagggaTGAGGAATGCCACAAGGAGGGATGAGgaatgcagatgtggccagggcaataaattgcaatgtccgtacagtGAGAtgtctaagacagcgctacagggaggcaggacggacagctgatcatcctcgcagtggcagaccatgtgtaacaaagatcggtacatctgaacatcacacctccGTTACAGGTGCAGGATGGCAACAATTGCCTGAGTTagaccaggaacgcacaatccctccatcagtgctcagactgtcctcaatagtctgagagaggtggactgagggcttgtaggcctgttataaggcaggtcctcaacagacatcaccggcaacaacgtttcCTATGGGAACTAACCCACCATCCCTGGGCAAGACAGGACTGGCAGAAAGTGCTCATAACCGACGTGTCACGGTTttctctcaccaggggtgatggtcggattcacgtttatcgtcaaaggaatgagcgttacactgaggtctttactctggagcgggatcaattttgAAGTGGAGtgtctgtcatggtgtggggCGGTGTGTTGCAGCATCaccggactgagcttgtcattgcaggcaatctcaacgctgtgcgttacagggaagatatccttctccctcatgtggtactcttcctgcaggctcctcctgacatgaccccacagcatgacaatgccaccagccatactgctcgctctgtgtgtgatttcctgcaagacaggaatgtcagtgttctgccatggccagtgaagaccCTGCATTTCAATCCCATtcagcacgtctgggacctgttggatcggatggCTAGCCCCCGGCCCCCCCAGGattgtccgggaacttgcaggtgccttggtgggagagtggggtaacctctcacagcaagaactggcacatcTGGTTGCAGTCCATGAGGCGGAGATGTAcggcagtacttaatgcagctggtggccacaccaggtaCTCGCTGTtacttttgttcagggacacattattccatttcttattcagtttgtctgtttaatcttatgttcatacaaatatttccacgttaagtttgctgaaaattatcgcagttgacagtgagaggacgtttcaaTTTTAGTGTTAGGTAGTGAAATAAAAATGACGTTCTCTGGCATTAGCTCGGGTGGACATTCCTGccgtcagcatgacaattgcatgctccctcaacttgaggtATTGTGTCATTGGGTTGTGACGGCTACATTGTAGTGTCCTTTTATTGTTCCTAGTACAAAgtgcaactgtgtaatgatcatgcttttaatatgccacacctgtcaggtggatggattatcttgggaaaggagaaatgctcactaacagagatgtcaACAAGTTTTTGTACAACATTTGAGAAATAAGCCTTCTGTGCGTAAGGAAATTTTTAGGTGAgatttaatttcagctcatgaaatgtgggaccaacactttacatgtgttttgttcagtatagatttgATTGAGCAACAGGGTAAACAGTACAGAATGTGAATAGAGAACTTGTTAATGAGTAATGGCGTCAATATTAAGCATCAGTTTATgccctctccccacctccagGTATCTGTATGCTTCTGACACAGCTGGATGCCCAGGCTATGGACTCCCTGTTCCTGGGGCCAGACAAACAGGCCAACATACTGCTCTGTATCCTTAATGCCTTGAAGGGTAAAGGAATAGCTACTTTATATCTTATCGTAAAATGTTTTCCTATTTCCATTGTGCCAAATTAACATAATGCTGGTCAGTAGAGCTAATTTGCTGTCTTCAGTTTCATCTTTGCAAGTAGTAAATGTAACCTTTTAATTTAACCAGGAAAAGACCTTCATGGTTAGAAACCTATTTTGCAATAGGGACCTGGCAAGCGGTCAGTAGGAAGAAGTCTGCAtgtacatacactgctcaaaaaaataaagggaacacttaaacaacacaatgtaactccaagtcaatcacacttctgtgaaatcaaactgtccacttaggaagcaacactgattgacaataaatttcacatgctgttgtgcaaatggaatagacaacaaatggaaattataggcaattagcaagacacccaataaaggagtggttctgtagGTGATAACCACAgcccacttctcagttcctatgcttcctggctgatgttttggtcacttttgaatgctggcggtgctttcactctagtggtagcatgagacggagtctacaacccacaaaagtggctcaggtagtgcagctcatccaggatggcacatcaatgcgagctgtggcaaggtttgctgtgtctgtcagcgtagtgtccagagcatggaggcgctaccaggagacaggccagtacatcgggagacgtggaggaggccgtaggagggcaacaacccagcagcaggaccgctacctctgcctttgtgcaaggaggagcaggaagagcactgccagagccctgcaaaatgacctccagcaggccacaaatgtgcatgtgtccgctcaaacggtcagaaacagactccatgagggtggtatgagggcccgacgtccacaggtagGGGTTgtacttacagcccaacaccgtgcaggatgtttgacatttgccagagaataccaagattggcaaattcgccactggcgccctgtgctcttcacagatgaaagcaggttcacactgagcacatgtgacagtctggagacgccgtggagaacgttctgctgtctgcaacatcttccagcatgaccggtttggcggtgggtcagtcatggtgtggggtggcatttctttgggaggACCGCACAGCCttccatgtgcttgccagaggtagcctgactgccattaggtaccgagatgagatcctcagaccccttgtgagaccatatgctggtgcggttggccctgggttcctcctaatgcaagacaatgctagacctcatgtggctggagtgtgtcagcagttcctgcaagaggaaggcattgatgctatggactggtccgcccgttccccagacctgaatccaattgagcacatctgggacatcctgtctcactccatccaccaacgccactttgcaccacagactgtccaggagttggcggatgctttattccaggtctgggaggagatccctcaggagaccatccaccaactcatcaggagcatgcccaggcgttgtagggaagtcatacaggcacgtggaggccacacacactactgagcctcatttagacttgttttaaggacgttacatcaaagttggatcagcctgtagtgtggttttccactttaattttgagtgtcactccaaatccagacctccatgggttgatcaatttgatttccattgataatctttGTGTgatttgtcagcacattcaactatgtaaagaaaaaagtatttaataagaatatttcattcattcagatctagaatgtgttattttagtgttccctttatttttttgagcagtgtgtaatACATTCAAAATAATTGCAATGGTCAATTTGAAGAAAATGTATCAGGGTTTTCAACACTGACAGCGATGTCTCCTCCAGTTTTTTAGTCTTTCGTAGTTTGTTCCAACACCAGAGAATGTTataggatatatatattttttttttcacatttCAGCCCTAGGAACTGCGAAAGAGCCCTGACTGAGCATAGGCTGTGGGATTGTGATGTTAGTTGGGAGCAAAGATATGTAGGGAGTTGCCCAGCACTGCCTTGTACTCAAGTATGTTCCCGTGCTTAACCATAGTCCAACACAGATAAAAATGACTTGGCTAGTAATATGTTAACGTTTATTTCCCCAGATGAAGAACCATCCAACGAGATGGATCCCTTCTGGCCAGTCTTGCAATGTTTTATGGTGATCTTGGATTGTTTGGGCTCCAGGTTTTGGGGTCAGATTGAGCCATCCCAAGCCTTCCAGGCCATCACACAAAGCCCTAGCTACTCTGGAGAGCTCGAAAGCATCCGACAACAAACCATGATGTACGTTTCACTCTTTATCTTGCCTTGAATTATTTCATATTGTTATTTCTTCCAAGTTAAGAATATGATTGATACTATTCTTCTTTTGCTCCGTAGATCACGGGTTAAAACAGAAACTACATATGATGATGACACGGTGACCTGCAGTCAGATGGTATATGACAGTAACACCAAAGTGACCAAGGTAATAACAACCATCTGTTGCATTTGTATATTATTAGTTGTATCTAATTCCTCTTTGTACATCTGTGGTTAGTGTTGTGCACTTGAAGCTTTCCCAGGACATGATCTTTAGAGTAAAAAGCACGATGCGGAACACCGCTTTAACAAgctcttctccctcatctttgAATCGTTCTGTAAGAAAGCTTGTTTCATGTGCTACCAGTCAAGAGCGTCCACTAGTCAGGGACAGTGTTGAGGTTATTTATTGCGAGCTGtcttaacaagtccaatacagcaaatgaaagacacatcttgttaatctacccatcgtgtccgatttgaaaaataataataatttaaaaaattatatatatttttacagcgaaaacacaacatatatttgttagatcaccaccaaatcccaaaaaacacagccattttccccagccaaagatagtcacaaaagcagaattggagataaaatgaatcactaactttTGATAATCTTcttcagatgacactcatatgacatgttacacaatacattaatgttttgttcgataatatgcatatttatatccacaaatctcggtttacattggcgccatgttcagaaatgcctctaAAACATCCGGAGTAATTACAGAGAGCTACAtcataacagaaatactcatcataaactttgacgaaagatacatgttttacatataattaaagatacactggttcttaatgcaactactgtgtcagattttttttaaacgttacgaaaaaagcataccatgcaataatctgagacttcgctcagacgtaaatatatttctccgccatattggagtcaacagaaatacgaaattacatcataaatattcccttacctttgatctttcatcagaatgcagtgcaaggaatCCTAGTTGCgcaataaatcgttgttttgttccataatgtccattacatgagtccaattagctactttgctAGCACGTTTAGTTCACATGTCCAAAAGCTGGCACTGGTCCAGGCGAACACGGataaacttcaaaaagttatattccaggtcgaataaactggtcaaactaagtagagaatcaatcttcaggatgttattatcatatatccaataacgttccaaccggagcattcGTTTTTGTCTACAGAGTAATGGAACACAAGGCGATATAATGACTACTATGCGTAACCAGGATGTAGGAAGTGCGAACAGATCCATATTTTATTTGGATGTGAATAGGCGATAAGTTGAAAATCAACCAGCcccagaatttccacttcctctttggaagtttgcctgccctttgagttctgttatactaacAGACATAATTCAGACAGTTCagacaaacttcagtgttttccatccaatagtaataataataatatgcatatattagcatctgggacagagtaggaggcagtgaGTTAAACATGTGGGGTACATCTCTGTGCAGTGGCCTTTAGTTTGATTGAGCCATTCCAGGTGTGACACATGGTTTTATTACATGTCATATTACAAAAtacattgagtttgaaggtatgttAACTTCCTATGCATTTCTCTAATCTTATGATATGTATTACTATTTTATTTTGTAGGGAAGCAGACGCTCACGTGGTGTGGATAGCAATGTGGTCTATGAGGATATGAGTTCTCTGGTCAACCTCCTGCATTCAGACGTTGGACAGGCATTGCGTGTGCACGACAGCACATTTCTCTGGTTCATCCCCTTTGTAAAATCTGTTATGGACCTTGACGAACACAGCGTCCTATACATTACTGAGGTTGTCCACTACCTATGTGGGGAGATCAGCACAGACCTCCCGAAGCCCCAGGTTCGCATATGTGACAAGGTCACAGAGTTCTTCACTCTTATTCTGGTCCATATCATCGAATTGCACCTGGGGAGTGGCCGTATGAATATGCTCTATTACTgcgctcccaagtgggtgggcgtGTTAGTGAAATGTGCCACCCTGCCTGGTGACGCTTTCGTCCATACCTCTGAATGTCCAGTTTCTCACTCTGTGTCTTCCACATCCTCCTTGAGGGTCAGTGTGCCCCGAAAGGCCTCTACTAGCAGGGCTGTTCCACAGGCATGCATGCATATCATCCGGTCCCTGCTGAAGGAAGGGACCAGGTTGAACCCCAACGGCAAGTGCCACCACTTCCTGAACCTTCTGAACAAGCACCTCAGAGACGGGCAACAGAGGGAGTGGAAGCTGATTAGGCCAGAGATTCAGGAGCTTCAGATCTGTTTGAAGGACTATGTCAAGATGATGATGAACAGGCCAACCATAAGTACTTCTCTACCTGAACCGCTGGACATTGAGGCAGGGCCTGTGGCACCAACCACACTACCACTTCAGTCAAGCAATGACCCCTCGGGACCTAGCAGCTTAGCTGAATTTAACCCTCCTATAAAACGGGAAGGGTTGTGGGATGATGTCGAAGGCAGTACATCTGGTGGTGGGGATTTTTCTGGAGTTCAGAGGGGGTGGGACATAAACATAGCGTTGGTGAAAAAGGAGCCCCTAATGCCTGAAGAAGAGTTTTTAGAGCCGACTAATGATTCTAGACCAACCCAAGACAACTTAACTTCCTTGAGGGCAGATCCAGAGAAAATACAGGTGATCAAATCCAGACTCGGCCAGCTTATGACCAAGAAGTCCAAGTCTGAGAGAGCGAGGCCCTCTGTAGGGCTCAGTGAATTCGGTAAAGAGAAACCTGAAAATCTGCTCACCAGCCGTAGAGAGGAGGCATCCAACCTCCAAGGCATTAGCAGACACCCTCCATGCCTCCAAGAATCCATAGACGATGTGCCTCTCTCTGTTTTAAAAATTAATCTTAAAGTGAAAAAAGGCTCCAAATCCTCACGAGATCGGAGTAAAGGAAACTCTAGACAATTTGACCGACAATCCCCACCAAAGTCAACTTCAGATGTAATTGTTATATCTGATGATGAGGCTACATTAGATGTTGGTAGAGCAAGAAGGCCTGAGTGTTTGTCTGAGACCTCCCAAATAAAAAATGAACCAGATGCCTCTGACCAGAATCGTAGTCCCTGGCGTGATTACGATGGAGACATGAGTGAATCTCAGGTGTTTGAATTTGAAACACAGGAAGATATGGTGTCTGCCTGGTCCAACAGAGATTCGGAAAGTAACATGCCACCCGAAAAGCCCAAAGACGACAGCCCTGTCAGTCCAACTTCAAGAGAGCCTTTATCAAGCTGGGAATGTGATACACAACCGATCTATGACGAGGATATCGAAAGAGCCTGTCAGCAGGTTGAGAAGCAGCTTGAGAAGCCTAAGACCCCACCTCAAGGGCTCAAACGGGCCATTGTTGTCAAAAAAAGAAATATTCTTGTTGATGCAAAACCATTGGCCTCCAAATGCCTGAGCAAGAAACCTACCGTGGTAGAAAAACGAATCAAAGAGCCTGTGAAGGATGCTCCCCATGCAGTCACACCGCCATTGAGAAAAAGCAGTTCAACGGTACGTTCAAACAGACTGGAAACTGAGAcacactcttccttaaccacatCAGCTATCTCACACAAAACGTCATTAACTCCAGCCATTGTCCCTCCTAAAAAAGTCAGAAAAGCCACAGAGCCTGTGTCCACAGCTGAGAAGCTTGGCCTTAAGAAGAAGGTGCGAAAGGCCTTTGATCTTTCCCAGGGATCACGTGATTCTGTTGGTGATCTGAGGCACCACGGCGCTACAGTCAATGTCCCACAGGCCAAGAAGCCGACCCGACAGACCAAGAGGTCGAAGGTGACTTTCCCTCAGAAGAGAGTGGTCAAAGGGAGTAACAATAAGCTGTCCCAGTTCTTCAGGCAGAGCAAGCAGGCATTGGGAGCCGGAATCTCTGAAAAGGCAGAGCCAATGAAGAGAAATCCGAAAACGATTGAAATTCAAACTCCCAGTTTTGCTACAGAGGAGGACGATGAAGACGAGGACCTGCAGTGTTCCCAGCAAGATCCTTCCCGTCATGAGGAACAGCTGACGTTCAATCGCAGCTCTCAAAGAGCCAATGAGGACAAACCAGCATCCTCTAATACAGTGAGTAGTGTGTTGTCTAACATGGACAGGCAGATCTCTCCATACTTTCAAAGGAATGATGTCACACCTGGACCTTCTGGTCAAGTCCCCAATAGCAATGAAGGTGAAGATGATGATGCAGACTGGATGCACCTCACCCAAATGGAACCAACTGAAATGGAGATGTGCACGCAgttggaggaggaagaagattTCTTCTACACACAGCGGGACCCTGTAGACATGGACATTGACGCAGACAGCCAGAGGCCCTTTGAGGATAAAGGAGGGTCTTCAGACTTGACGTGGTTTAAACAGGCAGACGAAGGTCAAGAGGCTCCACTTGCCACACAGACTTTTAAGAAACCGGCTACTCCGCCACCCTCACGCTCTAACTTGACTCAGGATGATGAGCGCTTGTTCCTGAAACCAGGAATGTCTCCTATGTCAGTTAAAAAGGCCAAGCCGTCCACCACCAAGATCTACGCAACCTCAAGCTCCAGGAGTGCCTCCTTGGtgcaagagatggagagaactgcCAATGCTCCATTTTCGGCTTCTTCTGCACCTGCTGGAAGAGGTAGGCCTGCCCGGCCAGTTGTGCCTGCCCGGCCAGTTGTGCCTGCCCGGCCAGTTGTGCCTGCCCGGCCAGTTGTGCCTGCCCGGCCAGTTGTGCCAGGCCTGCCAGTCGTGCATGCACAAAGTCCCTGTGTACGACAACTTCCTCCTCATCTTGAGGTTGGTCAGTCTCTTCCACTGAATCGACTCTTATACAAACCCATCGCACCACAACCAACACCTAAACCCATTCCACCAAAACAACCACCACCCAGACCTGAACAAAACCTCCCCCGTCCACCTTGCCTGCCCCTCCGCCCTGTCCAGCACAGCAACACATGTTCCACCCCCCAGCCCTCCACCTCCAGGCATGACGCCCCTTTCCGAAGTCAGATACCTAACCCAGAGGTTGGCTTCAGATTTGACACCAGCTTCCTAGTTCAACACATCCTGAAATGGACCTTTGATATGTTCAGTAACTACAAGCAGTTTGGTATACCCTCTGAGGTATGCGAATTACCACTGAAGGAAGTAGGATCCAGCTTCAGCTCTTATGATGAATACTACAAGACCTTTTACCCCCTGCTTCTCACCAACACTTTTGAGGAGGTCAGTAGTCAATTTGTTACAAAATAGATTGTGTAACTCGTTTAGGTGTGACTTTTGTCCTGCTATGGTGCATTTAGGCTGAAGGCAACTGAAAAGAATGGCCAGTCTAGCATTACAAAGAATTTACATTTTGGCAAATTTTAGTGGTGAGTAATGAGTCACAAAATAGTTTTTAATGGTGATCTCTTGGAGTTGATGTCTTCTATTAAGGTCAAATTCTCTTCTCATCAAAGCTTGCAGGTGAATGGCTAAAGAACAAGGAATCGGGAAAGGTGGTAACTCAGAATTTAAAAGTTGTCGCACATGAGTACAGCCACAGTGTTTGGAATGTCAGCTTTACAGGTAAGCTTAAGTAACCAATTTTTTATATAGAGTATGCTAACCATTTAAAAACAGCAATGCTTGAAGCTTGCACTAGACTCTACatactgtaaacaattgttaatTGTGATGTTGTCCCAAAGCTGAGCCACGTAACAAACCTATTTTTGTCAGCGAGCATTACTGCCAGTGATGACTTCCGTCAGATGTTCCCACGGGAGGAGGACCTGGTCATTCTGTGGCTGCCCCAGAATAGAGGTGCTTACTCTTGGCATGAGCAGGACCTCTTGGATCCCCAAGAACAATTTGGATATGTGCAGAGATCCAATGTCTGCAACGGAGGCGTGGGTGAGTACATTTGTGTGTAAGAGGCCAGGAAGTGAtacattaacttcttatggtataggggatgGATGCTTCCCACTTGGGCAAaaaacagggaaaatgcagcgcggcaagtaaaataaaaatgatataaaaatcaaactttcattaaatcacacatgtaagatactcaattaaagctacactcgttgtgaatccagccaacatatcAGATTTGTAAAAGGCTTTTTGGCGatagcataagaagctattatctgatgatagcacaatagtaaacaaagagggtagcatatttcaaccatgcaggcgctacacaaaacgcagaaataaaatataaaacatgccttacctttgacgagcttcttttgttggcactccaatatgtcccataaacatcacaattggtccttttgttcgattaattccgtccatatatatccaaatgtccgcgttttgatccagaaaaaaacagcttccaaaaaacacgactacaaaatatttcaaaagttgcctataaactttgccaaaatatttcaaactacttttgtaatacaactttaggtatttttaaatgttaataattgatcaaattgtagacttgtctatctgtgttcaataccggaagacaacaaaccaacgcTACTTTTCACGTCTTGCGAACTCAACAGTATTacccagttcctagatggcctacttcttcattgcacaaatgaataacctcaaccaaattccaaagactggtgacatccagtggaagcggtaggaactgaaaacaggttcctaagaaatatcaTTTGCCAATGAGACTTcagaacacagacagagaccaaaaaaataaaacattctgAACGTTTAGTCTTCAGGTTTTGCCTGCTTACATaacttctgttatactcagacatgattcaaacagttttagaaacttcagaatgttttctatccaaatatgcATATTTTTAGTAGatcttatattcctggcatgagtagcaggaagttgaaattgggcacgctatttatccaaaagtgaaaatgcttcccccgataccttaagaagttaaggGGGTTGTAATTGCTATGGAAAGACAAGTTGAATAGAAAAaccattgtagacctccaagtctggttcatcctcgggagcaatatccaaacgcctgaaggtaccatgttcatctgtacaaacaatagtacacaagtataaacaccatgggaccacgcagctgtcataccactcaggagacgtattctctctcctagagatgaacgtactttagtgcgaaaagtacaaatgaatcccacaacaacagcaaaggaccatgtgaagatgctgcaggaaaccggtacaaaagtatctatatccactgtaaaatgagtccaatatcgacatatcctgaaaggctgctcagcaaggaagaagccactgctccaaaccgccataaaaatgccagactacggtttgcaactactcATGGGGACAATGATTGCACTTTTTGGAGAcatatcctttggtctgatgaaacaaaaatggaactgtttggccataatgaccatcgttatgtttggcggAATAATGGGGATGCTtgtaagccaaagaacaccatcccaaccgtgaagcactggggtagcagtatcatgttatgggggtgatTTGGTGTAGGAgggactgctgcacttcacaaaatggatggaaTCATGGGGAagcaaaattatgtggatatattgaaggaacatctcaagacatcggttaaagcttggtcgcaaatgtgtcttctaaatggacaatgaccccaagcatacttccaaagttgtggcaaatatgacttaaggacaacaaagtcaaggtattggagtggccatcacaaagcactggaCCTCAATCCTTTGGAAAATTTGTGGGTacaactgaaaaagtgtgtgcagagcaaggaggccttacaaacctcaTTCAGTTAttctagctctgtcaggaggaatgggccaaaattcacccaaattattgtgggaatcttgtgaaaggctacccaaaacatttgggCCATCTGAAGTTAAActattttaaaggcaatgctagcaaatactaatttagtatgtcaacttctgacccactgggaatgtgatgaaagaaatacatctctactatttttctgacagttcacattcttaaaataagtggggatcctaactgacctaaaacaggg
The sequence above is drawn from the Oncorhynchus gorbuscha isolate QuinsamMale2020 ecotype Even-year linkage group LG11, OgorEven_v1.0, whole genome shotgun sequence genome and encodes:
- the setx gene encoding LOW QUALITY PROTEIN: probable helicase senataxin (The sequence of the model RefSeq protein was modified relative to this genomic sequence to represent the inferred CDS: deleted 1 base in 1 codon), with the protein product MMSMCRWCTSLGDDVAKLLQRYCAVSWLSEDEEAVNEKVALNDDLDKCLECVVAYHRAKEELPGLHRSLWELETSRLLDLFSHAAKDAQPAKDLSYVDEDGREIGVSNISPAVYEDRLGVPLSEVLKYPYLLASPELSEMCVEAICKMEEYNSFRVCSKDPGIYLLLVHPNETVRRWAIGAARSLGKVDRDDFYDLQDIFTCMFYIVELRIPQNFPDMDTSYDPTTKMTLLQPHLYDSKNAKNYWLGICMLLTQLDAQAMDSLFLGPDKQANILLCILNALKDEEPSNEMDPFWPVLQCFMVILDCLGSRFWGQIEPSQAFQAITQSPSYSGELESIRQQTMISRVKTETTYDDDTVTCSQMVYDSNTKVTKGSRRSRGVDSNVVYEDMSSLVNLLHSDVGQALRVHDSTFLWFIPFVKSVMDLDEHSVLYITEVVHYLCGEISTDLPKPQVRICDKVTEFFTLILVHIIELHLGSGRMNMLYYCAPKWVGVLVKCATLPGDAFVHTSECPVSHSVSSTSSLRVSVPRKASTSRAVPQACMHIIRSLLKEGTRLNPNGKCHHFLNLLNKHLRDGQQREWKLIRPEIQELQICLKDYVKMMMNRPTISTSLPEPLDIEAGPVAPTTLPLQSSNDPSGPSSLAEFNPPIKREGLWDDVEGSTSGGGDFSGVQRGWDINIALVKKEPLMPEEEFLEPTNDSRPTQDNLTSLRADPEKIQVIKSRLGQLMTKKSKSERARPSVGLSEFGKEKPENLLTSRREEASNLQGISRHPPCLQESIDDVPLSVLKINLKVKKGSKSSRDRSKGNSRQFDRQSPPKSTSDVIVISDDEATLDVGRARRPECLSETSQIKNEPDASDQNRSPWRDYDGDMSESQVFEFETQEDMVSAWSNRDSESNMPPEKPKDDSPVSPTSREPLSSWECDTQPIYDEDIERACQQVEKQLEKPKTPPQGLKRAIVVKKRNILVDAKPLASKCLSKKPTVVEKRIKEPVKDAPHAVTPPLRKSSSTVRSNRLETETHSSLTTSAISHKTSLTPAIVPPKKVRKATEPVSTAEKLGLKKKVRKAFDLSQGSRDSVGDLRHHGATVNVPQAKKPTRQTKRSKVTFPQKRVVKGSNNKLSQFFRQSKQALGAGISEKAEPMKRNPKTIEIQTPSFATEEDDEDEDLQCSQQDPSRHEEQLTFNRSSQRANEDKPASSNTVSSVLSNMDRQISPYFQRNDVTPGPSGQVPNSNEGEDDDADWMHLTQMEPTEMEMCTQLEEEEDFFYTQRDPVDMDIDADSQRPFEDKGGSSDLTWFKQADEGQEAPLATQTFKKPATPPPSRSNLTQDDERLFLKPGMSPMSVKKAKPSTTKIYATSSSRSASLVQEMERTANAPFSASSAPAGRGRPARPVVPARPVVPARPVVPARPVVPARPVVPGLPVVHAQSPCVRQLPPHLEVGQSLPLNRLLYKPIAPQPTPKPIPPKQPPPRPEQNLPRPPCLPLRPVQHSNTCSTPQPSTSRHDAPFRSQIPNPEVGFRFDTSFLVQHILKWTFDMFSNYKQFGIPSEVCELPLKEVGSSFSSYDEYYKTFYPLLLTNTFEELAGEWLKNKESGKVVTQNLKVVAHEYSHSVWNVSFTASITASDDFRQMFPREEDLVILWLPQNRGAYSWHEQDLLDPQEQFGYVQRSNVCNGGVGQCPTLNLMIKTLGNVRLANKQAVRCDVVGSLVSTMREFRAICLLNGSSMRKPLLAPHVSYFQPGPEVIPSLNLPDYNLDQMRAVTTGLSVIRNQQLTPKICLIHGPPGTGKSKTIVGMLQKLFSEGVQSMTPPVNRHSEPRRMRVLLCAPSNAAIDNLMKKIIPVFKEKCRNIQGNCGDINLVRLGNERTISKNLKPFSLDSQVKNKTQRAQMSQDSDIHRRRAQLDENIDKISKILPKLQKKEEMYHELAAQKSRMLQERETLSLQLKKFRIRKQETQAQVLQDAHVVCCTLSTSGSTVLESAFRRLGHKPFSCVIVDEAGQATETETLIPLLYHCNALILVGDPHQLPPTVISQKAKELKYGQSLMARLVKNLARYCKENKKPSPVVFLSCQYRMHPEICEFPSKHIYCKALKTDSETAERRGNIGWPLLPYRVFDVTDGQEVKEGASFSNLKEVQLVVFLLRLMAEKQQVKVGVITPYNAQKDRINREMAKVVNKNLTVDVDTVEGFQGREMDCVIVSCVRASHEQGGIGFLGNRQRLNVTITRAKFSLFILGHLRTLQENQDWSALIKDAATRDVIISTNEMTFKTDARKIFKKELTRSSSYPLREPGPPSAAPCPTADPPRPAPFQLRRSSEPALFAQGRDSPQQPWSASPPQDADRPRDPRLVVQTPQHRPDWNPGAERIRLPQAEIRRDPRAERDPQGCNSPEQRHPTGYQNQRWAVRERDREQHRSPITAPYPGDGVNRPPRDPSQRDYNRYSATAFNHHTHTHPRKRDPDPRWIPPTHSKRGRERTDH